GTCCCGACGCGGACCGGGCGCGATAGACGACCCCCATGCCGCCCGAGCCGAGCCGGTCCTCCAGGGCGTATCCGCCTATGACGGTGGGATCGTCGTCCCTCAGCGGCATTTCCCACCACGCTCTTGTCCGTACGACAGCCCCGCACGGAGCAGCCTAGGCGATCGGCGCGGGACCGCCCGACCAGGGGCACCGCGGGACCGCACCGGACCGGTGACCGGGCCCCGTCGGGGCCCGGCTTATTCGATGGCCGCGCGCGACGCGGCCCGTTACCTTCCCCCCATGGCGACGACTGAGGGCATGTGCACGGACCGGTTCAGCGCGGTGCGCGAGGCGTTGGCGGCCTCGTTGGACGACAAGGACGTGGGTGCCTCGGTCGCCGTGTACGTGGACGGTGAGCCCGAGGTCGATCTCTGGGGCGGGTACACCGACATCGACCGCACCGTCCCGTGGCAGCGGGACACCCTCACCCATGTGTGGTCGACCACCAAGACGATGACGGCCCTGTGCGTGCTGATGCTCGCCGACCGGGGCGCACTGGACCTGCACGCCCCGGTGGCGACGTACTGGCCGGAGTTCGCGGCGGCGGGCAAGGAGGACGTACGCGTCAGCCATGTGCTCTCGCACACGGCCGGCCTGCCCCGCTTCGAGGCCCCCACGACGCTGGAGGACCTGTACGACTGGCCGACCGTCACCGCGCGGCTCGCCGCGCAGGCACCGGCCTGGAAACCCGGCACCGAGGCCGGCTACCACGCGATGACCCAGGGCTATCTGCTCGGGGAGATCGTCCGCCGGGTCACCGGCCGCAGTCTGGGCACCTTCTTCGCCGAGGAGGTGAGCGGGCCGCTGGGCGCCGACTTCCACATCGGGCTTCCCGCCGAGCACGACCACCGGGTGGCGCCGGTCATCATGCCGCCCTCCTCGCCGACCCAGGACGGCCCGCCGCCCAACCCGGCCATCCCGGACGGCGCCCCCAACACGACCGCCTGGCGAAGGGCCGAGATCCCGGCCGCGAACGGTCACGGCAACGCCCGCTCGGTCGCCGCCGTCCAGTCGCTGCTGTCCTGCGGCGGCGCGGCGCGTGGTGTGCGGCTGCTGTCGGAGGAGGGGTGCGCGCGGGTCTTCGAGGAACAGTTCGACGGCGTCGACAGCGTCCTGCGTGTCCCGATGCGCTACGGCATGGGCTACGGCCTGAACGGCGGCCAACTGCCCAACCCCCGCACCTGCTTCTGGGGCGGCTGGGGCGGCTCGCTCGTCCTGGTCGACCTCGACGCCCGGATGACCGTGGCGTACATGATGAACCGGATGATCGACGGGGGCCTCGGCGACGAGCGGGGATTCGCGATCCTCGCGGCCGCCTACGAGGGCCTGTCGGCCTGAACTGCCCTGGACCCACGGCACAACCGCATCGACGGCATCACGCACCGGCCCCGGAAGTCCCCCGAGGCCGGTGCGCGGCATGTCACGGACGTCTGGCAAGATCACCCCGCACCCGGTGGAACCAGAACCCCGCGTTCCCCCTCTCCAGAGGCGGAGGACGCGCAGTCGACCACCGCGGCCTCCACCGACCTGCCGCAACAAGCTGTTCATGCCCTGTGCATGGTTCTGCTCCGGGTGCCCCCTTCACCATCGGACCCACGACCACCCGCCGATCACCACCCAGGAGTTCGCATGCCCAGCCGCCGCCGTTTCCTCGCGGGGACCGCCGCCGTCGGCGCGACCGGGGCGGCGGCCGGCTGTGTCGCGCACGACGGACGCAGGGGCGGCGCCCACGATGCCGCCGATCCCGAGGGGAGCCGGCCGTCCGCGCCGGTCGTGCCCGCGGCCCGCACCCCTTCGCAGCGCCCCAACTTCGTGGTCGTCCTCGCCGACGACCTCGGCTACGGCGAACTCGGCTCCTACGGCCAGAAACTGATCGACACCCCGCGCCTGGACGCCCTGGCCGCCGAGGGGCTGCGCTTCACCGACGCCTATGCCGCCGCCCCGGTCTGCGCCCCCTCCCGCTGCTCCCTCCTCACCGGGCTGCACAGCGGCCACGCCACCGTCCGAGAGAACCCCTGGGGCCCGGGTGGCCAGGGCGCGCTGACCGAGCGGGACTTCACCTTCGCCGACGCGCTGCGGGCCCTCGGCTACCGCACCGCGCTCATCGGCAAGTGGGGCTTCGGCCCGGAGCGCCCGAACCAGCCGAGCCACCCCAACTCGCGTGGTTTCGAGCAGTTCTACGGCTATCTCACGCACAGGCACGCGCACGAGTACTACCCGACGTACCTCTGGGACAACGGCGAGAAGCAGGAGATCCCGGAGAACCGGGACGGCGCCCGCGAGGTCTACGCCCCCGACCTCATCGAGGAGCGGGCCCTCGGCTTCGTCGACGCCCACAAGGACGAGCCGTTCCTGCTGTTCCTCGCCCCGACCGTGCCGCACGCCCCGAGCCTCGCCCCGAAGCTCGGCGCGTACGCCGAGGAGCCCTGGAGCCGCCCGGACAAGGCGCACGCGGCGCAGGTCACCGGTCTGGACACCCTGGTCGGCGCTCTCGTCGACCGGCTCAGGGAGCACGGTATCGACCGGCGCACCGTCGTCCTCGTCACCAGCGACAACGGCCCGCACGAGGAGGGCGGCACCGACCCGGACCTCTTCGACGGCAACGGCCCGCTGCGCGGCTACAAGCGCAATCTGTACGAGGGCGGCATCCGCGTCCCCCTCATCGCTTGGTCCCCGCAGCGAGTCCCCGCCGGTACCACCGACCGTCCGACCCCGCTGATCGACCTGCTGCCGACCCTCGCCGAACTCGCGGGCGCGCCCGCGCCGTCGGACATCGACGGGCTCTCCGCGGCTCCCCTGCTGCGGGCCGGCGGCGCCGAGGCCGCCCGCCACGGCCATCTGTACTTCTACCGCAACCACAGCGGCGTCACCCCGCGCGCCGACCGGGTCGACGGCGGCCGGACGCGACGGCTGGCCGAGGCGGTGCGGCGCGGCGACCTCAAGGCGGTGCGGTTCGCCCCCGGCGAGGACCGGACGGCGCCGGACGACCGGTGGCAGGTCGAGCTGTACGACCTGGCCCGCGACCCGGGTGAGCGGAACGACCTGGCGGCGGCCCGGCCCGCCCAGGCCGACGCGCTGGTCCGGCTGATGCGGACCTCCTGGGTGGACGACTACCGGCGCAAGCCCTACGGCGTCACCCTCCACGTGACCCGGCGGGGCGGCACGTTCCTCGTCACCGCGACCTGCGCCAACGGCTCCGCCCGCCCCTGGACCGCCGCACGTCTCGCCCTCACCGCGCCGAACGGCTGGCAGACGCGCGCACTCGGCACGGTCACCGCCGACCGCATCCGCCCCGGCGGACGGTTCGTCGCCCGCTGGGAGGTCACCCCCGCCGCCGACGCCGACCAGGGCCGGCTCACGGCCCGGGCCACCGCCACCCACGCGGGCGCCGCGGTGACGTACACCGCACAGGCGTCGGTCGGGAAGTAGACGGCCGGAAGCGGGGCGACGGGACGCCCGCCGAGCGGCCGGCTCCTCGTCAGGAGGCGGACGTGCCCCGGCCCGGGATCAGCGACCCCCGCCGGGGCGCGTCCGGCTGCCAGCCCAGGGCGCGTGAGATCCCGCGTGCCGCCACCCGTACTGCGGGCGTCAACACCGGTACCTGGGCGCCGGCTTGCGGCACCACGACCGACACGGCGGCCACCACGGACCCGCCAGGCCCGCGTACCGGCGCGGCCACCGACAGCGCGTCCTCGGTGACCTGACGGCTGCTCACCGCCACGCCCGTGCGCCGTACTTCGGCGAGCACCCGGCGCAAGCGGGGCCCGTCCGTGATGGTGTACGGCGTGAAGGAGGCCAACGGCCCCTGGCAGTAGGCCTCCTGGGAAGCCGTGTCCCCGTGGGCGAGGAGCGCGAGGCCCACGCCCGTGGCGTGCAGGGGCCAGCGGGCGCCGACCCGGATGTGGACGCCGACGGCGGAGCGTCCGGAGAGCCACTCGATGTAGACGACCTCGTCCCCGTCGCGGACCGCGAGCTGCACGTTCTCGTGCGTCGCCTCGTACAGGTCCTCCAGGTACGGCAGCGCGATCTGGCGCAGGGCGAGCCCGCGCGGGGCGAGCGCCGCGAGTTCCCACAGCCGGAGCCCCACGTGGTAGATCCCGCCCGCGTCGCGCTCCAGGGCGCCCCACTCGGTGAGCGCGCCGACCAGCCGGTGGGCCGTGGTGAGGGTCAGCCCGGCCCGGCGGCTGATGTCCGTCAGCGAGAGCGCCGGGTGGTCGTGGTCGAAGGCGGCCAGCACGGCGAGCAGCCGGTCGGGCGCGGAGCGGGCGGCTCCCGCGAGCGCGTCGGTGGTCATCGGCATCGTGGCGTCACCCCAGTCCGGCCTCGGCGATCTTCTGCAGCAGCGCGTGGAGCGTCTCGCGTTCGGCGGCGTCGAGGGGCTCCACCAGTTCGTCGGAGACCCGCTGTCCGGCCTCGTCGGTGTCCCGGAGGAAGGACCGGCCGTCCTCGGTGAGCACGACGATACGGCTGCGGCGGTCGTCGGGGGAGGGGCGCCGCTCGGCGAATCCCAGCTTCTCCAGGTCGTCCACCAGCCCGACGATCGCGCTCGGGTCGTAGCCGAGCGTCGCGCTCAGCTCGCGCTGGAGCGCGCCCGGGGAGGTGGCGAGGAAACGCAGCAGCGCGTAGTGCCGCAGCCGGAGGCCCGACTCCTGGAGGGTCGAGTTGAACAGCTGTCCGGACCGCAGCCCCAGCCGGTACAGCAGATAGCCGGTGTCCGCGTGCAGCCCGCGCATCCACGGCTCGTGCGCGTCGATCGAGGCGGCGTCCTGCGTCTGCTGGCGGGCGATGGCGGGCTCCCTGGTCGAGGCCCCGAGCAGGGGCGGCGCGTACGTACCGCACCAGCATGGCGCAACGCCCGGGGAACAACAACTATTGACGTCAACAACTATTGCTCTTAACTTCGATTTCGAAGCCGCTCCGCCACTCGAAGGGACCCACTCGTGTCCAGCATCGATCTCACCGGCAAGGTCGCCGTCGTCACGGGCAGTGGCCGTGGCCTGGGCCTCGCCTACGCACAGGCCCTCGCCGCCGCCGGCGCCTCCGTCGTCGTCAACGACATCGACGAGGCCGTGGCCGAGGCGGCCGTGAAGTCCATCACCGAGGCGGGCGGCAAGGCCGTGGCCGAGGTGGTCCCGGTCGGCACGACCGAGGCCGCCGACCGTCTGGTGGGCCGGGCGGTGGAGGAGTTCGGGCGGCTGGACATCCTGGTCACCAACGCGGGCATCCTCCGCGACAAGGTGCTGTGGAAGATGTCCGACGACGACTTCGACGCCGTGATCACCACCCACCTCAAGGGCACCTTCACCTGCGCCCGCGCCGCCGCGATCCGCATGCGCGAGCAGGGCGAGGGCGGCTCGCTGATCCTCGTGGGCTCCCCGGCCGGCCAGCGCGGCAACTTCGGCCAGACCAACTACGCCGCGGCCAAGGCCGGCATCGCCGCCTTCGCCCGCACCTGGGCGATGGAGCTGGGCCGCGCGAACATCACCGTCAACGCGATCATCCCGGTCGCCGCCACCGCGATGACCGAGACCATCCCGGTCTTCGCCCCGTACGTGGAGGCCCTGCGCGAGGGCAAGCCGTTCCCGGACTTCCTGCGCAAGGGCGAGGGCTTCGGCACCCCCGAGGACTGCGCGGCCCTGATCCCGTTCCTCGCCTCCGAGGCGGCGCGCGGGGTCACCGGCCAGGCCATCGGCATCGGCGGCGACAAGGTGGCACTCTGGTCGCATCCGCAGGAGATCAAGACGGCGTACGCGAACGGCGGCTGGACCCCCGAGGCCCTCGCCGACGTCTGGCCGACCTCGCTGGGCGCCGAGCCGCAGACCGTGGGCATCCCCGCCCCGAAGATCCCGGAGGCGTGATGAGCCAGGCCATGAACGTCGAGGAACTCGTCGCGATCGACGTCCACACGCACGCGGAGGTGTCCTCCAAGGGCAACTCCTCCCTGGACGACGACCTCCACGACGCCTCCTCCGCGTACTTCAAGGTCGAGGGCAAGCGGAAGCCGACCATCGAGGAGACGGCCGCGTACTACCGTGAGCGGAAGATGGCCGCCGTGATCTTCACGGTGGACGCCGAGTCCGCGACCGGCACCGAGCCCGTCCCCAACGAGGAGGTCGCCGAGGCCGCCGCCGCCAACGCGGACGTCCTGATCCCCTTCGCCTCCATCGACCCCTTCCGCGGCAAGGCCGGCGTCAAGCAGGCCCGCCGGCTGGTCGAGGAGTACGGGGTCAAGGGCTTCAAGTTCCACCCCAGCATCCAGGGCTTCTTCCCCAACGACCGCTCGGTGGCGTACGACCTGTACGAGGTCATCGAGGAGACGGGCACCATCGCCCTCTTCCACACCGGCCAGACGGGCATCGGGGCGGGCGTGCCCGGTGGCGGAGGCATCCGCCTGAAGTACTCCAACCCGCTGCACGTGGACGACGTCGCCGCCGACTTCCCGCACCTCAAGATCATCCTGGCGCACCCGTCGTTCCCCTGGCAGGACGAGGCCCTGGCGGTCGCCACGCACAAGCCGGGCGTGCACATCGACCTGTCCGGCTGGTCGCCGAAGTACTTCCCGCCGCAGCTCGTGCAGTACGCGAACACCCTCCTCAAGGACAAGGTGCTCTTCGGCTCCGACTACCCCGTCCTCACCCCCGACCGCTGGCTCGCCGACTTCGAGAAGCTGTCGATCAAG
This genomic stretch from Streptomyces deccanensis harbors:
- a CDS encoding sulfatase-like hydrolase/transferase; translated protein: MPSRRRFLAGTAAVGATGAAAGCVAHDGRRGGAHDAADPEGSRPSAPVVPAARTPSQRPNFVVVLADDLGYGELGSYGQKLIDTPRLDALAAEGLRFTDAYAAAPVCAPSRCSLLTGLHSGHATVRENPWGPGGQGALTERDFTFADALRALGYRTALIGKWGFGPERPNQPSHPNSRGFEQFYGYLTHRHAHEYYPTYLWDNGEKQEIPENRDGAREVYAPDLIEERALGFVDAHKDEPFLLFLAPTVPHAPSLAPKLGAYAEEPWSRPDKAHAAQVTGLDTLVGALVDRLREHGIDRRTVVLVTSDNGPHEEGGTDPDLFDGNGPLRGYKRNLYEGGIRVPLIAWSPQRVPAGTTDRPTPLIDLLPTLAELAGAPAPSDIDGLSAAPLLRAGGAEAARHGHLYFYRNHSGVTPRADRVDGGRTRRLAEAVRRGDLKAVRFAPGEDRTAPDDRWQVELYDLARDPGERNDLAAARPAQADALVRLMRTSWVDDYRRKPYGVTLHVTRRGGTFLVTATCANGSARPWTAARLALTAPNGWQTRALGTVTADRIRPGGRFVARWEVTPAADADQGRLTARATATHAGAAVTYTAQASVGK
- a CDS encoding amidohydrolase family protein, encoding MNVEELVAIDVHTHAEVSSKGNSSLDDDLHDASSAYFKVEGKRKPTIEETAAYYRERKMAAVIFTVDAESATGTEPVPNEEVAEAAAANADVLIPFASIDPFRGKAGVKQARRLVEEYGVKGFKFHPSIQGFFPNDRSVAYDLYEVIEETGTIALFHTGQTGIGAGVPGGGGIRLKYSNPLHVDDVAADFPHLKIILAHPSFPWQDEALAVATHKPGVHIDLSGWSPKYFPPQLVQYANTLLKDKVLFGSDYPVLTPDRWLADFEKLSIKDEVKPKILKENAARLLGLTKP
- a CDS encoding MarR family winged helix-turn-helix transcriptional regulator; translation: MRGLHADTGYLLYRLGLRSGQLFNSTLQESGLRLRHYALLRFLATSPGALQRELSATLGYDPSAIVGLVDDLEKLGFAERRPSPDDRRSRIVVLTEDGRSFLRDTDEAGQRVSDELVEPLDAAERETLHALLQKIAEAGLG
- a CDS encoding IclR family transcriptional regulator, which produces MPMTTDALAGAARSAPDRLLAVLAAFDHDHPALSLTDISRRAGLTLTTAHRLVGALTEWGALERDAGGIYHVGLRLWELAALAPRGLALRQIALPYLEDLYEATHENVQLAVRDGDEVVYIEWLSGRSAVGVHIRVGARWPLHATGVGLALLAHGDTASQEAYCQGPLASFTPYTITDGPRLRRVLAEVRRTGVAVSSRQVTEDALSVAAPVRGPGGSVVAAVSVVVPQAGAQVPVLTPAVRVAARGISRALGWQPDAPRRGSLIPGRGTSAS
- a CDS encoding serine hydrolase domain-containing protein → MATTEGMCTDRFSAVREALAASLDDKDVGASVAVYVDGEPEVDLWGGYTDIDRTVPWQRDTLTHVWSTTKTMTALCVLMLADRGALDLHAPVATYWPEFAAAGKEDVRVSHVLSHTAGLPRFEAPTTLEDLYDWPTVTARLAAQAPAWKPGTEAGYHAMTQGYLLGEIVRRVTGRSLGTFFAEEVSGPLGADFHIGLPAEHDHRVAPVIMPPSSPTQDGPPPNPAIPDGAPNTTAWRRAEIPAANGHGNARSVAAVQSLLSCGGAARGVRLLSEEGCARVFEEQFDGVDSVLRVPMRYGMGYGLNGGQLPNPRTCFWGGWGGSLVLVDLDARMTVAYMMNRMIDGGLGDERGFAILAAAYEGLSA
- a CDS encoding SDR family NAD(P)-dependent oxidoreductase, with the translated sequence MSSIDLTGKVAVVTGSGRGLGLAYAQALAAAGASVVVNDIDEAVAEAAVKSITEAGGKAVAEVVPVGTTEAADRLVGRAVEEFGRLDILVTNAGILRDKVLWKMSDDDFDAVITTHLKGTFTCARAAAIRMREQGEGGSLILVGSPAGQRGNFGQTNYAAAKAGIAAFARTWAMELGRANITVNAIIPVAATAMTETIPVFAPYVEALREGKPFPDFLRKGEGFGTPEDCAALIPFLASEAARGVTGQAIGIGGDKVALWSHPQEIKTAYANGGWTPEALADVWPTSLGAEPQTVGIPAPKIPEA